From the genome of Streptomyces sp. NBC_01317, one region includes:
- a CDS encoding LysE family translocator, whose translation MTGALLGFALFALVVTVVPGPDPLLVLRNCLRGGRRAGAATAVGAAAGSLVWAVAVAVGPAAALQRWDAAFVAVRLAGAAYLMALGVQALRTLRAGAGAADAEGADGLPSPPGPAIPAARALRQGIVSCLLNPKVGIFFVAVAPQFLPEGHSVLATTLLFGVVDAVIAASWLLLVAFGADRLMAWLWRPRVTRVLEGTAGGALVTLGAFTAVEAARS comes from the coding sequence GTGACCGGTGCCCTGCTGGGGTTCGCGCTGTTCGCGCTGGTGGTGACCGTCGTACCGGGGCCCGATCCGCTGCTGGTGCTGCGCAACTGCCTGCGGGGCGGGCGCCGGGCCGGGGCGGCGACCGCCGTCGGCGCGGCGGCGGGATCGCTGGTGTGGGCGGTGGCGGTGGCCGTGGGGCCGGCCGCCGCGCTCCAGCGGTGGGACGCGGCGTTCGTGGCCGTACGTCTGGCGGGCGCCGCGTACCTGATGGCGCTGGGCGTACAGGCGCTGCGGACGCTGCGCGCGGGTGCGGGCGCGGCTGATGCCGAGGGGGCCGACGGCCTGCCCTCCCCGCCCGGACCGGCGATCCCTGCCGCGCGGGCCCTGCGGCAGGGAATCGTGAGCTGCCTCCTCAACCCGAAGGTCGGCATCTTCTTCGTGGCGGTGGCCCCGCAGTTCCTGCCCGAGGGGCATTCGGTCCTGGCGACGACGCTGCTGTTCGGGGTGGTCGACGCGGTGATCGCCGCTTCCTGGCTGCTGCTCGTCGCCTTCGGCGCGGACCGCCTCATGGCCTGGCTGTGGCGCCCCCGCGTGACCCGGGTCCTGGAGGGCACGGCGGGCGGGGCGCTGGTCACGCTGGGCGCGTTCACGGCGGTGGAAGCGGCCCGCTCCTAG
- a CDS encoding molybdopterin-dependent oxidoreductase produces the protein MGSDRSGTRDSACGAPHRIPPGQRHVHGWPVSHYGPVPRFRPERWNLRVFGATAGGDERTWTLDEVTVLPRVTVVADLHCATGPTSTDHEWFGVAGTTVLDLAPPAPEVTHVMAWAEYGYTANLRLSDFTAPETLLATHHNGELLTAEHGFPLRLVVPHLYGYKGPKWLRAIEYLTEDRRGFWEERGYHNIGDPWTEQRYAHTEQETDEQVTDRGQGGHAPGDRADAP, from the coding sequence GTGGGAAGCGACCGCTCCGGTACGCGGGACAGCGCGTGCGGCGCGCCCCATCGCATTCCCCCAGGGCAGCGCCATGTGCACGGCTGGCCCGTCTCGCACTACGGCCCCGTCCCCCGGTTCCGGCCCGAGCGATGGAACCTGCGCGTCTTCGGAGCGACCGCCGGCGGGGACGAGCGCACCTGGACCCTCGACGAGGTCACCGTCCTCCCGCGCGTCACGGTGGTGGCCGACCTGCACTGCGCGACCGGCCCCACCTCGACGGACCACGAGTGGTTCGGGGTCGCGGGCACCACGGTCCTGGACCTGGCGCCGCCCGCGCCCGAGGTCACGCACGTCATGGCCTGGGCGGAGTACGGCTACACGGCCAACCTCCGGCTCAGCGACTTCACGGCCCCCGAGACCCTCCTGGCCACCCACCACAACGGTGAACTCCTCACCGCCGAGCACGGTTTCCCCCTGCGCCTCGTCGTCCCGCACCTCTACGGCTACAAGGGCCCGAAATGGCTGCGCGCCATCGAGTACCTGACCGAGGACCGGCGCGGCTTCTGGGAGGAACGCGGTTACCACAACATCGGCGACCCCTGGACGGAGCAGCGCTACGCCCACACGGAGCAGGAGACCGACGAACAAGTGACGGACAGGGGACAGGGCGGACACGCCCCCGGCGACAGGGCGGACGCGCCCTAG
- a CDS encoding roadblock/LC7 domain-containing protein, protein MRRALRQRAERRQLMTAEAEVLGELRRLRAVLPQLTGALAATTDGLVLAEDAPGVEAESMAALTAAALGVALRLTESTEQGPFREQLVRGERGYVATYAAGSSAVLTLLAEPRTNVGRLHLEARRSSARIGELVDDALDRRSRS, encoded by the coding sequence ATGAGACGCGCACTGCGCCAACGCGCCGAGAGGAGACAACTGATGACGGCGGAAGCCGAGGTGCTCGGCGAACTCAGACGGCTGCGCGCCGTCCTGCCCCAACTCACCGGCGCGCTCGCCGCCACCACCGACGGCCTGGTGCTCGCCGAGGACGCCCCGGGCGTCGAGGCGGAGTCCATGGCCGCGCTCACGGCGGCCGCGCTGGGCGTCGCGCTCCGGCTGACCGAGTCCACCGAACAGGGGCCGTTCCGGGAGCAGTTGGTCCGTGGGGAGCGGGGGTACGTCGCGACGTACGCGGCCGGCTCCTCGGCGGTCCTGACCCTCCTGGCCGAGCCCAGGACCAACGTCGGCCGGCTCCATCTCGAAGCGCGCCGCTCCAGCGCCCGTATCGGCGAGCTGGTCGACGACGCGCTCGACCGGCGATCGAGGAGCTGA
- a CDS encoding transcriptional regulator, with amino-acid sequence MTAAVSPMLVRLAGERATGALLRDQGTLYLADGRIVHAESPAAPGVEVMLTAGGRLPYEAWEKAIEHAGSRGAVGRFLVESGYLGDGELEICHLGALFDAAFFALAPGSGPTRFRYGVAHWFGPVRPVSADAVQRETLRRRRLLDHVWPYAAVDTAPVVARAPAAGQAVTRRQGALLELADGARTPVSIAWSLGRPAFHTLLDIRRLAAAGLVETPPDGTEIAPAPVPSWVATVSAVNSDPDIALLRRLRDALEAYL; translated from the coding sequence ATGACCGCCGCCGTGTCGCCCATGCTCGTCCGGCTCGCGGGGGAGCGGGCCACCGGCGCCCTCTTACGAGACCAGGGCACGCTCTACCTCGCCGACGGCCGCATCGTGCACGCCGAGAGCCCCGCCGCCCCTGGTGTCGAGGTCATGCTCACGGCCGGCGGCCGGCTGCCGTACGAGGCGTGGGAGAAGGCCATCGAACACGCCGGAAGCCGGGGCGCCGTAGGCCGGTTCCTCGTGGAGAGCGGGTATCTGGGCGACGGTGAGCTGGAGATCTGCCACCTCGGGGCGCTTTTCGACGCGGCGTTCTTCGCCCTGGCTCCCGGCAGCGGTCCGACCCGCTTCCGCTACGGCGTGGCGCACTGGTTCGGTCCCGTACGGCCGGTCTCCGCCGACGCCGTCCAGCGGGAGACCCTCCGCCGTCGGCGGCTGCTGGACCACGTCTGGCCGTACGCGGCCGTCGACACCGCGCCGGTCGTCGCGCGCGCCCCGGCGGCCGGGCAGGCCGTCACCCGGCGGCAGGGCGCGCTGCTGGAGCTGGCCGACGGGGCGCGTACACCGGTGAGCATCGCCTGGAGCCTCGGCCGCCCGGCGTTCCACACCCTGCTCGACATCCGCAGGCTGGCCGCCGCCGGACTGGTCGAGACCCCGCCGGACGGGACGGAGATCGCCCCAGCGCCCGTCCCCTCCTGGGTCGCCACCGTCTCCGCGGTCAACTCCGACCCCGACATCGCTCTGCTGCGCCGGCTCCGCGACGCCCTGGAGGCCTATCTGTGA
- a CDS encoding plasmid stabilization protein encodes MPAGSSRKRERQYEHIKEGAEKRGTPEKRAEEIAARTVNKERARSGEAKTASKTSLRDPKSASQRGGERSHSGAQGPTRDQLYEEARKKNIDGRSSMNKQQLRKALGY; translated from the coding sequence ATGCCGGCAGGATCGAGCCGTAAGCGGGAACGCCAGTACGAGCACATCAAGGAAGGCGCCGAGAAGCGCGGCACCCCGGAGAAGCGGGCCGAGGAAATCGCGGCGCGGACCGTCAACAAGGAGCGGGCTCGCTCGGGCGAGGCGAAAACCGCCAGTAAGACCTCTCTCCGCGACCCCAAGTCCGCTTCCCAGCGCGGTGGCGAACGTTCCCACAGCGGAGCCCAGGGCCCGACGAGGGATCAGCTGTACGAAGAGGCCAGGAAGAAGAACATCGACGGGCGCTCGTCGATGAACAAGCAGCAGCTGCGCAAAGCCCTCGGCTACTGA
- a CDS encoding YihY/virulence factor BrkB family protein produces the protein MAALSPKPGPESLKPDHGQERERERERPHERVDAGRDAGVGPGAQVEEEAPDRPTELPARSWWAALRGTVREFKEDDLADRAAALTYYGVLALFPALLVLVSLLGIAGESATREILDNLRQLAPGSARDVITDAVEQVRSNGSGVGSLLAVVGLALAVWSASGYIAAFIRASNAVYDMPEGRPVWKVLPLRLILTVVLMVLACASALIVVFTGGLARQAGTALGIGDGALTAWSIAKWPVLLLLVAIMIGLLYWAAPNAKGGGFRWVTPGSFLALLIWMIASAGFAFYVADFASYNKTYGTLAGVIIFLVWLWITNLAVLLGLEFDSELARQRAIAGGSPPDEEPYVAPRDTRSWTDEERRRMK, from the coding sequence ATGGCAGCCCTTTCACCGAAGCCGGGTCCCGAATCACTCAAGCCGGATCACGGACAGGAACGCGAGCGGGAGCGGGAGCGACCGCACGAGCGCGTCGACGCGGGCCGGGACGCGGGCGTGGGTCCGGGCGCGCAGGTGGAGGAGGAGGCGCCCGACCGGCCGACCGAGTTGCCCGCACGGTCGTGGTGGGCGGCGCTGCGCGGCACGGTACGGGAATTCAAGGAGGACGACCTGGCCGACCGGGCGGCCGCGCTGACCTACTACGGGGTCCTCGCGCTCTTTCCCGCCCTGCTGGTCCTGGTGTCCCTGCTGGGCATCGCGGGTGAGTCGGCGACCCGGGAGATCCTGGACAACCTGCGGCAGCTCGCTCCGGGCTCGGCCCGGGACGTGATCACCGACGCGGTGGAGCAGGTACGGAGCAACGGCAGCGGGGTGGGCTCGCTCCTCGCGGTGGTGGGTCTGGCGCTGGCGGTGTGGTCGGCGTCCGGTTACATCGCCGCTTTCATCCGGGCCTCCAACGCCGTCTACGACATGCCCGAGGGCCGGCCGGTGTGGAAGGTGCTGCCGCTGCGCCTGATCCTGACCGTCGTCCTGATGGTCCTGGCGTGTGCCAGCGCCCTGATCGTGGTCTTCACCGGCGGTCTCGCCCGCCAGGCGGGCACCGCTCTGGGGATCGGCGACGGCGCGTTGACGGCGTGGTCGATCGCCAAGTGGCCGGTCCTGCTCCTGCTGGTCGCGATCATGATCGGGCTGCTCTACTGGGCCGCTCCCAACGCCAAGGGCGGCGGGTTCCGGTGGGTGACCCCGGGGAGCTTCCTCGCGCTGCTGATCTGGATGATCGCGTCGGCCGGCTTCGCGTTCTACGTCGCCGACTTCGCCTCGTACAACAAGACGTACGGGACCCTCGCCGGGGTGATCATCTTCCTGGTGTGGTTGTGGATCACCAATCTGGCGGTGCTTCTCGGGTTGGAGTTCGACTCCGAACTTGCCCGCCAGCGCGCGATCGCCGGAGGCAGTCCTCCCGACGAGGAGCCTTACGTGGCACCGCGCGACACCCGCTCGTGGACCGACGAGGAGCGCCGCCGCATGAAGTGA
- a CDS encoding phage holin family protein, with amino-acid sequence MTTAERHAPSGGAEDTTSVLVTRATRQLSQLVREEMQLARAEMTEKGKRLGAGGGLFGGAGLVGVLAAQALVVAVIAALALVLPVWASALVVTAGLAAVAALLAVAGKRQVTKAVPPTPEQTIDSVKADVAEIKEKAHR; translated from the coding sequence ATGACCACAGCGGAACGGCACGCACCCTCCGGTGGCGCGGAGGACACGACATCCGTCCTGGTGACGCGCGCGACACGGCAGCTCTCGCAGCTGGTACGCGAGGAGATGCAGCTGGCCCGGGCGGAGATGACCGAGAAGGGGAAGCGCCTCGGAGCGGGTGGCGGCCTCTTCGGCGGCGCCGGCCTGGTCGGCGTCCTGGCCGCGCAGGCCCTGGTGGTGGCGGTGATCGCCGCCCTGGCGCTGGTGCTTCCCGTGTGGGCCTCGGCCCTGGTCGTGACCGCCGGACTGGCCGCGGTCGCCGCGCTCCTGGCGGTGGCGGGGAAGAGGCAGGTCACGAAGGCCGTCCCGCCCACACCGGAACAGACCATCGACAGCGTCAAGGCCGATGTGGCCGAGATCAAGGAGAAGGCACACCGATGA
- a CDS encoding DUF3618 domain-containing protein → MTQRDSNHSGPTPEELRAQVEHTRDEVGRTIDALAAKADVQARVQDQAAAMKEQAAAVKDQVADKATVAKDEVADKAAVVKDQVTDKAAVVKDQVTDKAAVVKDQVADKATQVGGQIHDKTDQAARLFMDKTPAPVLDTAAGAAARVRDTASRVGRFAADQTPQPLSDRAGQFATTARNNRAPLIAAGLVLAAYLLIRNGGRSK, encoded by the coding sequence ATGACTCAGCGAGACAGCAACCATTCCGGCCCCACTCCCGAAGAGTTGCGCGCGCAGGTGGAGCACACGCGGGACGAGGTCGGCCGGACGATCGACGCGCTGGCGGCGAAGGCCGACGTCCAGGCCCGCGTCCAGGACCAGGCCGCCGCGATGAAGGAGCAGGCGGCGGCCGTCAAGGACCAGGTCGCCGACAAGGCGACGGTGGCCAAGGACGAGGTGGCGGACAAGGCGGCGGTCGTGAAGGACCAGGTGACCGACAAGGCCGCGGTGGTCAAGGACCAGGTGACCGACAAGGCCGCGGTCGTGAAGGACCAGGTGGCGGACAAGGCGACACAGGTCGGCGGTCAGATCCACGACAAGACGGATCAGGCCGCGCGGCTGTTCATGGACAAGACACCGGCGCCGGTTCTCGACACGGCGGCGGGGGCCGCGGCGCGGGTACGCGACACCGCCTCGCGGGTCGGGCGCTTCGCGGCGGACCAGACGCCCCAGCCCCTCAGCGACAGGGCGGGCCAGTTCGCAACGACGGCCCGGAACAACCGCGCACCGCTGATCGCCGCCGGCCTGGTGCTCGCCGCGTACCTGCTGATCCGCAACGGCGGGCGGAGCAAGTGA
- a CDS encoding SRPBCC family protein: MAVRHQLIARRPDAVWAVLSDASRYADWVVGTSETEPAEGQWPEVGASLAYTVRLGPRSFEGHTVVRRFEPPRILELEAHSGPLGTARIALDIRPWGEQTLVIVDEHPLRGWGALAHNVVLDTLIQLRHRSMLGRLAKVVEETYEASERPASARKG, from the coding sequence ATGGCCGTTCGGCACCAGCTCATCGCCCGTAGGCCCGACGCCGTCTGGGCCGTCCTGTCGGACGCGTCGCGTTACGCCGACTGGGTCGTCGGGACCTCCGAGACCGAACCGGCCGAGGGCCAGTGGCCGGAGGTCGGCGCCTCGCTCGCCTACACCGTGCGGCTGGGCCCCCGATCGTTCGAGGGACACACGGTCGTCCGGCGCTTCGAACCGCCGCGGATCCTCGAACTCGAAGCGCACAGCGGCCCCCTCGGGACCGCGCGGATCGCGTTGGACATACGGCCCTGGGGCGAGCAGACCCTGGTGATCGTCGACGAACACCCGCTGCGGGGCTGGGGCGCCCTGGCCCACAACGTGGTCCTCGACACGCTGATCCAGCTTCGTCACCGCAGCATGCTCGGACGGCTCGCGAAGGTGGTCGAGGAGACGTACGAGGCGTCCGAGCGGCCGGCATCTGCCCGGAAGGGCTGA
- a CDS encoding nuclear transport factor 2 family protein has product MTNVDELSDRYAPDAATSLIHSFIEALNAGDVDRLTGCFAEGAIVNDAGREIRGREAIGSWAEREFLAQGGRITPTRMHPVSALGGDVVVEAELTGPRRHGPTTLVVTLTEGAIALLRLRA; this is encoded by the coding sequence ATGACGAATGTGGACGAACTTTCCGACCGGTACGCGCCCGACGCAGCTACTTCGCTCATCCATTCCTTCATCGAGGCGCTCAACGCCGGCGATGTCGACCGGCTGACTGGCTGTTTCGCCGAAGGCGCCATCGTCAACGACGCGGGGCGCGAGATACGGGGCAGGGAAGCGATCGGGTCCTGGGCGGAGCGGGAGTTCCTGGCCCAGGGTGGCCGTATCACTCCGACGCGGATGCACCCCGTGAGCGCACTCGGCGGTGACGTCGTCGTCGAGGCGGAACTGACCGGCCCCCGTCGCCACGGCCCTACGACACTTGTCGTCACCCTCACGGAAGGCGCGATCGCTCTTCTGCGGCTGAGGGCCTGA
- a CDS encoding O-methyltransferase — MAERTVPPRVVAAERVASEAGFRKSCLPEVGRLLSVAAAAKPHGTVAESGTGSGVGTAWLHSGLGTGARLITVERDEELARRAAGLFADDRRVSVLTGDWRLLEEHAPFDVFFCDGGGKRDDPQRVVELLAPGGLLIFDDFTPSPDWPPRFDGEVDELRLFYLTHPALDATGVLTTPLSSAVVAARRIQP; from the coding sequence ATGGCAGAACGTACGGTTCCGCCTCGGGTGGTGGCCGCGGAGCGGGTCGCCTCCGAGGCGGGATTCAGGAAGAGTTGCCTCCCCGAGGTGGGCAGATTGCTCAGCGTGGCCGCCGCCGCGAAGCCTCACGGGACCGTCGCGGAGAGCGGCACCGGCTCCGGAGTGGGCACCGCCTGGCTGCACAGCGGCCTGGGGACCGGCGCGCGTCTGATCACCGTGGAGCGCGACGAGGAACTGGCCCGCCGAGCGGCCGGTCTCTTCGCGGACGACCGGCGCGTCAGCGTCCTCACCGGGGACTGGCGGCTGCTTGAGGAGCACGCCCCGTTCGACGTCTTCTTCTGCGACGGCGGGGGAAAGCGTGACGATCCGCAGAGGGTGGTCGAACTGCTCGCTCCCGGCGGCCTTCTCATCTTCGACGACTTCACCCCGTCGCCCGACTGGCCGCCTCGTTTCGACGGCGAAGTGGATGAGCTACGCCTCTTCTACCTCACGCATCCCGCCCTGGACGCCACCGGGGTGCTGACAACACCACTGAGTTCAGCGGTTGTTGCGGCACGGCGCATCCAGCCATGA
- a CDS encoding flavin-containing monooxygenase has translation MSTTSASRSPASRVPAVVVGAGPAGLATSWHLARLGVGHVVLERDSVGATWRSARWDSFALVTPAWSVRLPGLRMTDDTPDDAFLPRDTFVELLDRYVRDTGPPVRTGVEVHGLRREMGGYVLNTSEGDRSTRAVVIASGALRLPKVPAGVDVPPGITALHANDYRRPEQLPPGAVVVVGSGQTGTQIADELRRAGRRVFLATSAVGRVPRRYRDQDVFAWLRHLGMLDQTTEQAPPEARRAPQPALSGTHGGRTLALQQLARDGVVLLGRLTGIHGGRLHFADDLADHMRGADAFAERFRTQVDQYLQGRPPETGPAEAGPADTDPAELPLDTVPAAPTEIDALGEGISTVLWCTGMRPETAWLPDELLTPTGVPKHRRGDTPLPGVHVVGFPWMTHRASGILYGMGTDAAHVAERIRADLTS, from the coding sequence ATGTCCACCACCTCCGCATCCCGCTCCCCCGCGTCCCGCGTCCCCGCCGTCGTCGTCGGTGCCGGGCCGGCCGGGCTGGCGACCAGCTGGCACCTGGCCCGGCTCGGCGTCGGGCACGTCGTGCTGGAGCGCGACAGCGTCGGCGCCACCTGGCGCTCGGCTCGGTGGGACAGCTTCGCCCTGGTCACCCCGGCGTGGTCCGTGAGACTGCCCGGCCTGCGGATGACGGACGACACCCCGGACGACGCCTTCCTGCCCCGCGACACGTTCGTGGAACTCCTCGACCGGTACGTGCGCGACACCGGCCCGCCCGTACGTACGGGAGTCGAGGTCCACGGGCTTCGCAGGGAAATGGGCGGGTACGTCCTGAACACGTCGGAGGGCGATCGGTCCACGCGTGCGGTGGTGATCGCGAGCGGCGCGCTCCGTCTGCCGAAGGTCCCGGCAGGCGTCGACGTACCCCCCGGCATCACGGCGCTGCACGCCAACGACTACCGGCGCCCGGAGCAGCTGCCCCCCGGCGCGGTGGTGGTGGTCGGCAGCGGGCAGACCGGCACCCAGATCGCCGACGAGCTGCGCCGCGCGGGCCGGCGCGTCTTCCTCGCCACCAGCGCCGTCGGACGCGTCCCCCGGCGCTACCGTGACCAGGACGTCTTCGCCTGGCTGCGGCACCTCGGCATGCTCGACCAGACCACCGAGCAGGCGCCGCCGGAGGCGCGGCGCGCACCTCAGCCGGCCCTGAGCGGCACGCACGGCGGCCGCACGCTGGCGCTCCAGCAGCTGGCCCGGGACGGCGTCGTCCTCCTCGGTCGCCTCACCGGCATCCACGGCGGACGTCTCCACTTCGCCGACGACCTCGCGGACCACATGCGGGGCGCGGACGCCTTCGCGGAACGCTTTCGCACCCAGGTCGACCAGTACCTCCAAGGCCGCCCGCCGGAGACGGGACCGGCAGAGGCAGGACCGGCGGACACCGACCCCGCCGAGCTGCCCCTCGACACCGTTCCGGCCGCCCCCACGGAGATCGACGCCTTGGGCGAAGGCATCTCAACCGTCCTGTGGTGCACGGGAATGCGCCCCGAAACGGCCTGGCTGCCCGACGAACTCCTCACCCCCACCGGCGTCCCGAAGCACCGGCGGGGAGACACACCCCTTCCAGGTGTCCACGTCGTGGGGTTCCCGTGGATGACACACCGGGCCTCCGGCATCCTGTACGGCATGGGCACGGACGCCGCACACGTGGCGGAACGGATCAGAGCCGACCTCACGTCCTGA
- a CDS encoding GlxA family transcriptional regulator encodes MTAPSPQRVAVLVLEGAKPLDVGIPAQVFTTRASMPYEVRVCGAAPGLVAGGDGLSYWVDHGPEALAWADIVFIPGYRFPGRDDPPRAVLDALITAHDRGARLAAISTGAFALAATGLLDGKRATTHWHYTRALAARHPSVRVDENVLFVDEGSVLTSAGAASGIDLCLHILRRDLGVSASNHAARRLVAAPYRSGGQAQYVRRTVPESLGERFAATREWALHRLDEPLTLDVLARHAAVSPRTFSRRFAEDTGYTPMQWVMRARVDLARELLERSERGVEQIAADVGLGTGANLRLHFQRILDTTPSEYRRTFTKGE; translated from the coding sequence GTGACCGCTCCCTCCCCGCAACGCGTCGCCGTCCTCGTACTCGAAGGCGCGAAGCCGCTCGATGTCGGCATTCCCGCGCAGGTGTTCACGACCCGCGCGAGCATGCCGTACGAGGTACGGGTGTGCGGGGCGGCGCCCGGGCTCGTGGCCGGCGGTGACGGGCTGTCGTACTGGGTCGATCATGGGCCCGAGGCGCTGGCCTGGGCGGACATCGTCTTCATCCCCGGCTACCGGTTCCCTGGCCGCGACGACCCTCCGCGGGCCGTTCTCGACGCGCTGATCACCGCCCACGATCGCGGCGCGCGCCTCGCCGCGATCTCCACGGGCGCCTTCGCTCTCGCCGCGACGGGCCTGCTCGACGGCAAACGCGCCACCACGCACTGGCACTACACACGGGCGCTCGCGGCGAGGCACCCCTCGGTCCGGGTCGACGAGAACGTCCTCTTCGTCGACGAGGGCAGTGTGCTGACGTCGGCGGGCGCCGCCTCGGGCATCGACCTCTGCCTGCACATCCTGCGCCGCGATCTCGGAGTGTCCGCGTCGAACCACGCCGCCCGGCGCCTGGTGGCCGCCCCGTACCGCAGCGGCGGTCAGGCGCAGTACGTACGGCGCACCGTGCCCGAATCGCTCGGCGAGCGGTTCGCCGCCACCCGGGAGTGGGCGCTGCACCGGCTCGACGAGCCGCTCACGCTCGACGTGCTCGCCCGGCACGCGGCGGTGTCGCCGCGCACGTTCTCGCGGCGCTTCGCCGAGGACACGGGGTACACGCCGATGCAGTGGGTCATGCGCGCCCGCGTCGACCTGGCCCGTGAGCTGCTCGAACGCTCCGAGCGCGGCGTCGAGCAGATCGCCGCCGACGTCGGCCTCGGTACGGGTGCCAATCTGCGGCTGCACTTCCAGCGCATCCTCGACACCACGCCGAGCGAATACCGTCGCACCTTCACCAAAGGCGAATAG
- the gap gene encoding type I glyceraldehyde-3-phosphate dehydrogenase — protein sequence MTRIAINGFGRIGRNALRALLERDTDLEVVAVNDLTEPAALARLLAFDSTAGRLGRPVTVDGNTLVVGGHRIAVLAERDPSQLPWAKLGVEIVLESTGRFTSAKAARAHLEAGAKKVLVSAPSDGADVTLAYGVNNAAYDPASHTIISNASCTTNALAPLAAVLDDLAGIEHGFMTTVHAYTQEQNLQDGPHRDPRRARAAAVNIVPTTTGAAKAIGHVLPNLDGKLSGDSIRVPVPVGSIVELNTTVARDVTRDEVLEAYRAAARGPLAGLLEYSEDALVSSDITGNPASAIFDSALTRVEGRHIKVVAWYDNEWGFSNRVIDTLEFLTR from the coding sequence ATGACTCGTATCGCCATCAACGGATTCGGCCGTATCGGACGCAACGCGCTGCGCGCGCTGCTCGAACGTGACACCGACCTGGAGGTCGTCGCCGTCAACGACCTCACGGAGCCCGCCGCCCTGGCCCGGTTGCTCGCCTTCGACTCGACGGCGGGCCGCCTCGGCCGCCCGGTGACCGTCGACGGGAACACTTTGGTGGTCGGCGGCCACCGCATCGCCGTGCTCGCCGAGCGCGACCCGTCCCAGCTGCCCTGGGCCAAGCTGGGCGTCGAGATCGTCCTCGAATCGACCGGCCGCTTCACGTCCGCGAAGGCCGCCCGCGCGCACCTCGAAGCGGGCGCGAAGAAGGTGCTGGTCAGCGCCCCGTCGGACGGCGCCGACGTGACGCTCGCATACGGGGTCAACAACGCCGCGTACGACCCGGCGTCGCACACGATCATCTCGAACGCCTCGTGCACGACCAACGCGCTCGCGCCGCTGGCCGCCGTACTGGACGATCTCGCCGGCATCGAGCACGGCTTCATGACCACCGTGCACGCGTACACCCAGGAGCAGAACCTCCAGGACGGCCCGCACCGCGACCCCCGCCGCGCCCGCGCCGCCGCCGTCAACATCGTGCCGACCACCACGGGCGCCGCGAAGGCGATCGGCCATGTCCTGCCCAACCTGGACGGCAAGCTGTCGGGCGACTCGATCCGCGTACCGGTTCCGGTCGGGTCGATCGTCGAACTCAACACGACCGTCGCCCGCGACGTGACGCGCGACGAGGTGCTGGAGGCGTACCGCGCCGCCGCGCGAGGACCGCTCGCGGGTCTTCTGGAGTACTCGGAGGACGCGCTGGTGTCGTCCGACATCACGGGCAATCCGGCCTCCGCGATCTTCGACTCGGCACTGACGCGCGTCGAGGGCCGCCACATCAAGGTCGTCGCCTGGTACGACAACGAGTGGGGCTTCTCGAACCGCGTGATCGACACCCTGGAGTTCCTCACCCGCTGA